The DNA region GGCCGAACAATATCCCCCTTGTGTGGTCCCAGGATGCGTCATTAGCTGCGAGGAGCCTTttcccagcccttccccgcGCTCGGCCACTTCAGACCAGCTAACGGGGAACGCAGGGGGTGTTGTAGCCCTGAGtcctctgcccccagcccctccagggCCCCCAGGGGAGCCCGTTTTCCCCCGTGCCAGGGGGGTGGCGAGGGCTGCGGGGTCTTGGCTGTGGTGTCAGTGCCGTCCCTCGGAGGAGATGGGGCCGGAGCGAGCCCCAGGTGTGTGTGGAAGCTGAGGGCGAGGGACCCGACCGGAGCATcgcctggggaggggagggcagggctggcagaaagggacgggggggtccccgcggaGCCCCTTGGCATCTGCGTCGGACACGGAGGGCTCTGAAGGAGATGGTTGTTCCTCCAGCAAAACCCCCCCgtgctccccttcccttcctccccctgcctttCCCCTTTGTCACCcgctgccctggccctgctctcGCCCACCCTCCCGGGGCTGACTGTGGGGGGCTGTCACAGCAGCAGGCTGTAAaatggggtggtggtgggggcgCCGCGCTCGTGCCCGTCTGACGATCGCCTTTCCTTTCCCAATATCAGAACAAATTCCGACTCAGCGCTTCACACGAGCGTGATGAACCCCAACCCCCAGGACGCGTACCTGGGCCCCTCGCAGGgtgccccgccgcccggccgccggagCGGTGAGCATCCCCTCCCTCCGCATCCCGCTTTTCCCAGCGGGACCCCGCTGCTCTCCACCTCCACCCGCCCGCCTCGGGACCCTTCCAGGACCCTTCCGCCCCTCGAGGGCTCCATGGGGGGGACCGCAGGGAGCCCCATCCTTCCACAGCGGGGTcccgcagcagccccccccTTCCCGTCTTCGCTGCGCGGTGCCGGCCGATGTCcccgccgggcgctgccgctAATGGCCGCACGCTCTCTTGCAGGTTTTCTGGACGGGGACGCCGACAGTAAAGGTGAGTGCCTGCCTGCGCCCGGCAGCTTGCCACCGAGCCCGGCGCGGACCCCTGCGTCCCCTCACACCCCGGCCCTTGCAAAGAGTCGGGGCGGCGGGTGGGACGCAGGGGGCCGCAGTGCCCGGGGACGCCTCTGCGGCAGGTGGGTCTGCGATACCCCGCTGGTGACCGTCGGTGCCCCCCGGGccagtgtttcttttccaagtgCCTCCCATTGAAGAGACCTTCGATGACAAGCATTCGCTGAAGCCCTGGGACACCAAGAAGGTGGGCGTGGAGGGAGGACGGTGGGGAAGTCacccccgcgtccccccgccccggctgcctgcTTCCTGCCCGCGCGGCGTTGCGACACCGGGGCGGCTctgcctccttcctgccctcaaACTGCGGCCGGAGCGGGGTCGGCGGGGAGCGCGGGTTCGGCATCCTGGCCTCGCTTCACTCCTCCTCTTTGATTTtgcagctctcctcctcctcggccCGTCCGCGCTCCTGCGAAGTCCCCGGGATCCAGTAAGTCCCGGGCTGGGGGCAACCCGGGCCCACGGGCGGCTGCGGAAAaggggccgtggggccggggagggggacgCTGGAGGAGGCAGCGGCGTTCCTGCGCTGAGCGCAtccctctttccccccccccagcataTTTCCATCCCCGGATCAGCCTGCCAACGTCCCCCTCATCCCCTCGGCCCTCAACACGGGCGGCTCCCTCCCCGACCTCACCAACCTGCActtcccctccccgctgcccacccCGCTCGACCCGGACGAGACTGCTTACCCCAGCCTGAGCGGGGGCAACAGCACCAGCAACCTGGCCAACACCATGACGCACCTGGGCATCAGCGGcggcatggggctggggacgggcTACGACTCGCCAGGTGAGGGCTGGCCCCGTCCCGCCGACGCCGGCGGGCAGGGAAACGCCGCGGCAGACGTCCCCGGGGCGGCTGCATGGGCCGCGGCGGAGCCGAGAGAGGGTCCGCTGCGGTGGGCAGCCGCCCGCGGCGAGTGctcagcggggccggggggagacGGGGagcccccccaccgccccggccgGCATCCCGGTGCCGACCGTGGCAAAAATCGTCCTCTCCGGGCAATACCGGAGATGTTGCAGCCAGGGagagggggtggggagagctGTGGGGTCCGACGGCGTcggggggtcccgtgggggtGTTGGGATGAGCGGCCTCGGCGGGGAGCCTGCCGCCcaccccgctcctgccccggcGCCTTCCGCTTGTCGAGCCGGAGCatcccgcgccgccgccgccggccccatTCCCGCAATGCCTGTGtgtttctgtctctgtctcCATCGTTTTGGTCGCCTCCGTCACCTTCCATCCCACCCGGGGCAGACGgggagccccagcccggcccggcccggggaggAGAGCCTGGGGAGCGGGGCGATTCCGTGGGTAACAGTGgtgtctcttcttttttgtcCCCACAGGACTTACCTCACCTATGCAGAGCTCCCTGAGTAACCCGTCCCTGCAGTCCTCGCTTAGCAATCCCAATCTCCAGGCCTCCCTGCGAAGCCCCTCGCTCCAGTCCTCCCTCAGCAACCCCTCGCTCCAGTCCTCCCAGAGCAGttcctccatcccttcctcGCTCTCCAACCagtccctgccttcctccctctcctcctcgcTCAGcaatccctccctccccacgtccccccgcAGCCAGCCCATGCAGTCCTCCCCCAGCAACCCCAGCCTGCCCTCCGGCTTGAGCGGCTCTTCCTACTCCCCCATGGTGCAGGCGTCCATAACCACCTCGCCCCGCCGACGGGTCCCGCTCAGCCCCCTCACCCTCCCAATGGGTGGCGACTCCAGAAGGCAGCACCCCAAACAGTTCTCACCAACAATGTCACCCACATTGTCCTCCATCACCCAGGTATGCATGGTCCATCgcccgcgccggccccgcgccgcgcgCTCGCCTCCGTCTCCTCCTCCGACTTCTCTCTTTGTCTCGTTTTCCATCCTCATCTCCGCCGCAGCGCAGGGAAACCCCTTGACCTCCCGTCCCAGCCCGCagacccccccctccccgctttTGGGGGACGGGACGCGGGCGCGTCCcagcccggggctccccccaccctgccttcCCGCTCCGgagcgggggggcccggcccgcggcgggtgctgggtgcaggggttTTGGCGCCGGGGGTGCTGCTGGCGGGGTTGAAATTCGGGCTCTCCCGGATGGCCGTGGTCTTCCCCAAcccgctgccggtgccgggggatgcaccgggggggggctggcggagacgggggcaccggggcacCGAGCAGAGGGGCCGGATCCTGGCGGGCGCCAGGGGATGCGGGCTGACCCCCCCTCTCCGCTCTCTCCGCAGGGGGTGCCCCTGGACACCAGCAAGCTGCCGGCCGAGCAGCGGCTCCCGCCGTACTCCTACAGCCAGCCCGGCCTGCTCCTGCCGTCCCAGCCGAGCCAAAAAGCCCTGCACCAGCCCGTGCCGaaccccccgccgccggcaatgccccccgccccaccggcGCGGCCCCCGGTGCCGCCGGTGCCGCCCGGCGCGGCCGTGCAGCGCCCGTATGCCCCCCAGTACCAGCCTAACGCCTCCctgccgccgcagcccccgcagctgccccagcccctcggcGACTTCAGCCTGGGCAGCGTGAGtgccggggggcgcggggggacctgggggggcattggggggaTGCCGTGGGGAGTGTGAGTGCtccggggacatggggggacattgggggggacacaggaggGAGTCTGAGTGCTCTGGGGACATTGGGGAGATGCTGCAGGGAGTGTGAGTGCTCCGGGGATatggggggacattggggggacattgggggggaca from Pelecanus crispus isolate bPelCri1 chromosome 22, bPelCri1.pri, whole genome shotgun sequence includes:
- the CRTC2 gene encoding CREB-regulated transcription coactivator 2, which encodes MAAAGAGAGPGPGAGSSAGAGGSNPRKFSEKIALQKQRQAEETAAFEEVMMEICSTRLQAQKRLAHSRGPYYSGSLPNVNQIGSGVSDFQGPLQSPLDSTRSTRHHGLVERVQRDPRRMMSPLRRYVRQIDSSPYGPTYLSPPPEPSWRRTMPWGNFPMEKGHLFRLPSALNRTNSDSALHTSVMNPNPQDAYLGPSQGAPPPGRRSGFLDGDADSKVFLFQVPPIEETFDDKHSLKPWDTKKLSSSSARPRSCEVPGIHIFPSPDQPANVPLIPSALNTGGSLPDLTNLHFPSPLPTPLDPDETAYPSLSGGNSTSNLANTMTHLGISGGMGLGTGYDSPGLTSPMQSSLSNPSLQSSLSNPNLQASLRSPSLQSSLSNPSLQSSQSSSSIPSSLSNQSLPSSLSSSLSNPSLPTSPRSQPMQSSPSNPSLPSGLSGSSYSPMVQASITTSPRRRVPLSPLTLPMGGDSRRQHPKQFSPTMSPTLSSITQGVPLDTSKLPAEQRLPPYSYSQPGLLLPSQPSQKALHQPVPNPPPPAMPPAPPARPPVPPVPPGAAVQRPYAPQYQPNASLPPQPPQLPQPLGDFSLGSFEQFGMGESPTGNSGGFPEELGTLSYPPAEAAYDPHVLNRQNLSNCSRHGPIPNIILTGDSPPGISKEIATALAGVPGFEVDAATLGLEEDLKIEPLTLDGLNMLSDPYALLTDPAVEDSFRTDRLQ